From the Actinomadura luzonensis genome, the window GGGTCGATGACGGTGGACAGAGCCGCCGTCACCAGTTCCTGGGTAGGTGCCATCGAAGTCTCGGCACGAGGGAGTGCCGTCCCTCCTTTGTCGGTATATGTGTGACAGGCGCTGGACGCCAGCGAGGATGCCCCTCCATGGTATGAACCGGCGGCCCCGCTGAGTTAATCCGTGCTGTTAGATGTCTGTGCAACAACGTCCTAAGGTTACTCCGTGACTCTTCTGCGCGACGAGGGCCTGACCGCCGAGGAGCTGGCGGTCTGGCGGATGTTGCAGCGCGCCCAGGTGCGCATCACCCGCCGCCTGGAGGCGGAGCTGCTCGTCGCCCACGATCTGCCCCTGGCCTCGTACGAGGTGCTCATGCAGCTCGCCGAGGCGCCCGGCCGGCGGCTGCGGATGAACGACCTGGCCGACCGCGTCCTGCTCTCGCGCAGCGGCCTGACCAGGCTCATCGACCGGCTGCAGCGCGACGGGCTGGTCACCCGCGAGGCGTGCGCCGACGACGCCCGCGGCCTGTACGCGGTGCTGACCGACGGCGGCGCGGCCCGGCTCGCCGACGCCACGCCCACCTACCTCCGCGGCATCAGGACGCAGTTCCTCGACATGCTGGGCAGCGGCGAGATCGCCCAGATCAGGGCCATGCTCGCGCGCCTCGACGCGCCCGCGCCCGGCGGGTCTAGCGCACCGGGCGGCGCCGCTCCTTGACGTCGGCGTCCTGGAG encodes:
- a CDS encoding MarR family winged helix-turn-helix transcriptional regulator, with the translated sequence MTLLRDEGLTAEELAVWRMLQRAQVRITRRLEAELLVAHDLPLASYEVLMQLAEAPGRRLRMNDLADRVLLSRSGLTRLIDRLQRDGLVTREACADDARGLYAVLTDGGAARLADATPTYLRGIRTQFLDMLGSGEIAQIRAMLARLDAPAPGGSSAPGGAAP